A single region of the Brachypodium distachyon strain Bd21 chromosome 3, Brachypodium_distachyon_v3.0, whole genome shotgun sequence genome encodes:
- the LOC112271840 gene encoding uncharacterized protein LOC112271840 — MERQAVVPRPAAGGFPWTLLAALAFLAFNSAMAVYRSNGDQATIVFVATSYVDLVLLSCCLWLHDRAAMGSAWRDRLKASVWTLTTLLTFSFGYIVMGTAGLTLPVALLVWIIAAATGIGAFSAFFDRRGTCRVNEPLDETMLPPV, encoded by the exons atgGAGCGGCAGGCAGTAGTACCACGCCCTGcggctggtggcttcccgtGGACGCTGTTGGCGGCGCTCGCCTTCCTGGCCTTCAACTCCGCCATGGCCGTCTACCGCTCCAATGGCGACCAGGCGACCATCGTCTTCGTCGCTACCTCCTACGTGGACCTGGTGCTGCTCTCCTGCTGTCTCTGGCTCCACGACAGGGCAGCCATGGGGTCGGCGTGGAGGGACAGGCTCAAGGCATCCGTGTGGACTCTCACCACGCTGCTCACCTTCTCCTTCGGCTACATTGTCATGGGCACGGCCGGGCTCACTCTTCCGGTCGCCTTGCTCGTCTGgatcatcgccgccgccaccgggaTCGGCGCCTTCTCCGCCTTCTTCGACCGCCGGGGCACCTGCAG GGTCAACGAACCGCTGGATGAAACCATGCTGCCTCCGGTGTAG
- the LOC106866491 gene encoding uncharacterized protein LOC106866491 translates to MEGGDDGGIRVDGDSGIGLIGVDGVGIGVIGGDVGIDGGGGGGFSWTFAASLLAFLTFNCGMAVWTSRKDASIVAFVATSYLDLLLLFCCLWFYNRAAPGSPRRSRLKVSVWTLTTLLTFSYCYMVLGTAAGLTLQVALLVWLIPAATGVGASYAFFDDCRNNEQPLDRGIMLAPPV, encoded by the exons ATGGAAggaggcgacgacggcggcatCAGAGTCGATGGAGACAGCGGCATCGGGCTGATCGGAGTCGATGGCGTTGGCATCGGCGTCATCGGGGGCGACGTCGGcattgatggcggcggcggaggcggcttcTCCTGGACGTTCGCTGCTTCCTTGTTGGCGTTCCTGACCTTCAACTGCGGCATGGCGGTGTGGACGTCCAGGAAGGACGCGTCCATCGTGGCCTTCGTGGCCACCTCGTACCTGGACCTGCTTCTCCTCTTCTGCTGCCTCTGGTTCTACAAcagggcggcgccgggatcTCCTCGGAGGAGCCGGCTCAAGGTCTCCGTCTGGACGCTCACCACGCTGCTCACCTTCTCCTACTGCTACATGGTGCTGGGGACGGCCGCTGGACTCACTCTCCAAGTCGCGCTGCTCGTCTGGCTcatccccgccgccaccggagtTGGAGCCTCCTACGCCTTCTTTGACGACTGCAG AAACAACGAGCAACCGCTGGATCGTGGAATCATGCTAGCACCACCGGTGTAG
- the LOC100844388 gene encoding 3-isopropylmalate dehydratase large subunit, chloroplastic, with translation MASISAAAKASAASFAHKKELAAAAPHQHQQQQRAGAAHQGHRRARVGGRVRAVATPARAPRAPASTGSVKAPMTTTEKILARASERARLEPGENVWVDVDVLMTHDVCGPGTIGIFKQEFGDDAKVWDREKVVIIPDHYIFTSDERANRNVDILRDFCTEQEIKYFYDIRDLSDFRANPDYKGVCHIALAQEGHCRPGEVLLGTDSHTCNAGAFGQFATGIGNTDAGFVMGTGKALLKVPPTIRFVLDGEMPPYLLAKDLILQIIGEISVSGATYKSMEFVGSTVESLTMEERMTLCNMVIEAGGKNGVVPADKTTFKYLEGKTSVEYEPVYSDAQARFFSDYRFDVSKLEPVVAKPHSPDNRALARECKDVKIDRVYIGSCTGGKTEDFLAAAKVFLASGKKVKVPTFLVPATQKVWMDVYSLPVPGSGGKTCSQIFEEAGCDTPASPNCGACLGGPRDTYARMNEPTVCVSTTNRNFPGRMGHKEGQIYLASPYTAAASALTGYVTDPRDFLM, from the exons ATGGCctccatctccgccgccgccaaggcctccgccgcctccttcgccCACAAG aaggagctcgccgccgcggcgccgcaccagcatcagcagcagcagcgggcgGGCGCGGCGCACCAGGGCCACCGGAGAGCTAGGGTCGGGGGGCGGGTCCGCGCGGTCGCGACCCCGGCCCGCGCGCCGCGGGCCCCGGCGTCCACGGGCTCGGTGAAGGCTCCCATGACGACGACGGAGAAGATCCTGGCGCGGGCGTCGGAGCGGGCCAGACTCGAGCCCGGGGAGAACGTGTGGGTCGACGTGGACGTGCTCATGACGCACGACGTCTGCGGGCCCGGCACCATCGGGATCTTCAAGCAGGAGTTCGGGGACGACGCCAAGGTCTGGGACCGCGAGAAGGTCGTCATCATCCCCGACCACTACATCTTCACCAGCGACGAGCGGGCCAACCGGAACGTCGACATCCTCAGGGACTTCTGCACCGAGCAGGAGATTAAGTACTTCTACGACATCAGGGACCTGAGCGATTTCAGA GCTAATCCAGACTACAAAGGTGTTTGCCACATTGCGCTTGCCCAAGAAGGCCACTGCCGACCAGGCGAG GTTCTCCTTGGTACTGATTCTCACACGTGCAATGCTGGAGCCTTTGGTCAATTCGCGACTGGAATCGGAAACACCGATGCGGGTTTTGTCATGGGAACTGGGAAGGCTCTTCTCAAG GTGCCTCCAACTATCAGGTTCGTATTAGATGGAGAAATGCCACCTTATTTACTAGCGAAGGATCTGATCTTACAA ATTATTGGTGAGATATCGGTATCTGGTGCGACATACAAGTCCATGGAGTTTGTTGGATCAACAGTAGAAAGTCTAACA ATGGAAGAACGAATGACACTGTGCAACATGGTTATTGAAGCTGGTGGAAAGAATGGTGTTGTGCCTGCTGATAAAACTACATTTAAATACCTTGAG GGTAAGACATCGGTCGAATATGAGCCTGTTTACAGTGATGCCCAGGCCAG ATTTTTTAGTGACTACCGGTTTGATGTATCCAAATTGGAGCCAGTAGTTGCCAAG CCACATTCGCCTGACAACCGAGCTCTAGCAAGAGAATGCAAAGATGTCAAGATTGACCGAGTTTATATTGGGTCTTGCACTGGTGGTAAGACTGAGGATTTCCTTGCTGCTGCGAAGGTGTTCTTAGCTTCA GGCAAGAAGGTCAAAGTTCCCACTTTCCTCGTCCCTGCAACGCAAAAG GTGTGGATGGACGTGTATAGCCTGCCCGTACCAGGCTCTGGTGGCAAAACCTGCTCCCAGATATTTGAAGAGGCTGGTTGTGATACACCAGCTAGCCCTAACTGTGGTGCTTGTTTGGGTGGTCCTCGCGATACATATGCTCGCATGAACGAACCTACG GTCTGTGTGTCGACGACGAACAGGAACTTCCCTGGCAGGATGGGGCACAAGGAAGGGCAGATCTACCTGGCTTCCCCCTACACCGCGGCCGCCTCGGCCTTGACCGGTTACGTCACGGACCCCAGGGACTTCCTGATGTAG